In a single window of the Roseiconus lacunae genome:
- a CDS encoding vitamin K epoxide reductase family protein — protein MSLADIYRPKLRNQPTGYHPMYGPIGGKKSAESGKEIFEYSANWWAMIGGSSIALVTSLYLAWASLTSSGVAGCGGDLFDCSNVLNSRWSSVLSVPVSIPAIVAHTTMIGLLVWTPTSLRGIRLRWTAIGVVAFAIAGAALWFIGLQFFWLQHLCPYCLAAHTAGLIVLAAYLTSGQTRRGLSKSVLASVAALLVATMIGLQFSTAAPVTYEVIDYSVPATSDSNAGDTDAGEATSVEAAEESMLFEAPPLSLGETSHDHQVVALMMSFFSPVSLVAAEVTPSNGAAPTETVSKTARLLRNIKLDTSSWPLVGKPDAELVFVEMFDYTCPHCQRTHQSLEQARKHFGDQLAVISLPVPLDKECNASVKTTHASHAEACELAKLAVAVWLADREQFESFHDYLFDEKPSYAQAITKARSMVDVEKLDATLRSATPGEYIAKHVTLYQRAGAGTIPKALFPESTVSGAIDSSQSFIQLIERHLR, from the coding sequence ATGTCTCTTGCTGATATTTACCGTCCAAAATTGAGAAACCAACCGACCGGATACCACCCGATGTATGGGCCGATCGGTGGTAAAAAATCTGCAGAGTCTGGAAAAGAGATTTTCGAGTATTCGGCAAACTGGTGGGCGATGATTGGCGGTTCATCGATCGCGCTGGTGACGAGTCTCTACCTCGCCTGGGCGTCACTGACCTCGTCCGGCGTAGCCGGCTGCGGTGGTGACTTATTCGACTGCTCGAATGTTTTAAATAGCCGATGGTCGTCGGTCCTGTCGGTTCCGGTCAGCATTCCCGCTATCGTTGCCCACACGACCATGATCGGTTTATTGGTGTGGACCCCCACGAGTCTTCGTGGGATTAGGCTGCGTTGGACAGCGATCGGAGTGGTCGCGTTCGCGATCGCCGGAGCAGCTTTATGGTTCATTGGCCTACAGTTCTTCTGGCTTCAACATTTGTGTCCCTATTGTTTGGCAGCCCATACCGCTGGATTGATTGTTCTGGCCGCCTATCTGACCAGTGGTCAAACCCGCCGTGGACTTTCAAAATCTGTGCTTGCTTCGGTCGCTGCGTTGCTGGTCGCTACGATGATCGGACTCCAGTTCTCGACCGCCGCACCGGTGACGTACGAAGTGATTGACTATTCGGTCCCTGCGACAAGCGACTCGAACGCTGGCGATACGGATGCGGGCGAGGCAACGTCGGTAGAGGCCGCTGAAGAATCGATGCTGTTCGAAGCTCCGCCCCTCTCACTTGGAGAGACATCTCATGACCACCAAGTCGTTGCCTTGATGATGTCGTTCTTTAGTCCGGTCTCGCTGGTTGCCGCTGAAGTTACGCCTTCCAACGGCGCGGCACCGACTGAAACGGTAAGCAAGACGGCCCGATTGCTGAGAAATATCAAACTCGATACGAGTTCATGGCCACTAGTCGGCAAGCCGGATGCTGAATTGGTATTTGTCGAAATGTTCGACTACACATGCCCACACTGTCAACGGACCCACCAATCGTTAGAACAAGCTCGAAAACACTTTGGTGATCAATTGGCAGTGATCTCGCTACCGGTACCCTTAGATAAGGAATGCAATGCTTCGGTAAAAACAACTCATGCGAGTCATGCCGAAGCATGTGAACTTGCAAAACTTGCCGTCGCGGTTTGGCTTGCCGATCGAGAACAGTTTGAATCGTTCCACGACTATCTCTTTGACGAAAAACCATCGTATGCCCAAGCAATCACGAAAGCTCGGTCGATGGTCGATGTCGAAAAACTCGACGCGACGCTTCGATCGGCGACGCCGGGTGAATACATTGCCAAGCATGTCACGTTGTACCAGCGAGCAGGGGCTGGCACTATCCCTAAGGCCCTGTTCCCCGAGAGTACGGTGTCAGGTGCGATCGACTCATCGCAGTCGTTCATTCAGTTGATCGAACGTCACCTTCGGTAA
- a CDS encoding BON domain-containing protein: MRQFPSSIALLGLIIAPFAVSADEPASRPVPDLKIELDVRDGLKSNFNLLSPDIHARVIAGRVELRGQVPSFADRIEVQDAVEDLAGVRSVQNRLRINRSLDTINRRSRELVSIRSRVQSDVMRSQIMYADVVKLPAKLMPVKQNVRGMIEVVAGDHLMIRDFRHGLVDTEVSATASITLDGQPADEDVLRKGFLVLAEVAEVDGDLIAQSVEAHSPK, from the coding sequence ATGCGCCAGTTTCCATCGTCGATCGCTCTACTGGGCCTGATAATCGCTCCTTTCGCCGTGTCGGCAGACGAGCCAGCATCGAGACCGGTGCCGGATCTAAAAATAGAACTCGACGTTCGTGATGGCTTGAAATCTAATTTCAATCTTCTCTCGCCGGACATCCACGCACGGGTGATCGCCGGTCGGGTCGAATTACGTGGTCAAGTGCCCAGTTTCGCTGACCGCATCGAAGTCCAAGACGCGGTCGAAGACCTTGCCGGAGTGCGGTCGGTACAAAATCGCCTTCGCATCAACCGGTCGCTCGATACGATCAACCGCCGATCGCGAGAACTGGTTAGCATCCGCTCGAGAGTCCAATCCGACGTCATGCGCTCTCAGATCATGTACGCCGATGTGGTCAAGTTGCCAGCGAAACTGATGCCAGTGAAACAGAACGTCCGAGGCATGATCGAAGTAGTCGCTGGTGATCATCTAATGATCCGCGATTTCCGGCACGGACTGGTTGATACCGAAGTCTCTGCGACCGCATCAATCACACTGGACGGTCAACCGGCGGATGAAGATGTGCTGCGCAAAGGCTTCTTAGTATTGGCTGAAGTTGCCGAGGTCGACGGTGATTTAATCGCCCAATCCGTCGAAGCCCATTCGCCGAAGTAG
- a CDS encoding TIGR03067 domain-containing protein, with the protein MRFVCLFAAAMMAIPTVAEEQPDDTMMEKMQGRWEIVEGWNRGQSLAKSEIEGSYVMVKTNQITTFDSDQRQTYQAMFRIDDSKKPVRIQMTALPRTSPAEENNSLKQPTEKQPAASGILKFVDEGKWVLCYALPGAEPPTKFESAKGSKTMMFVMERRKVDDGLVQSISPQE; encoded by the coding sequence ATGCGTTTTGTTTGCCTTTTTGCGGCTGCCATGATGGCGATACCGACCGTTGCCGAGGAGCAGCCCGATGACACTATGATGGAAAAAATGCAGGGACGCTGGGAGATTGTTGAAGGGTGGAATCGTGGGCAGTCGCTCGCCAAATCTGAAATCGAAGGCTCCTACGTGATGGTGAAGACCAACCAAATCACGACTTTTGATTCCGACCAGCGGCAGACTTATCAGGCGATGTTTCGAATTGATGATAGTAAGAAACCCGTTCGTATTCAGATGACTGCGCTCCCTCGAACCAGTCCCGCCGAAGAGAATAACTCGCTGAAGCAGCCCACCGAGAAACAACCTGCGGCATCTGGGATTTTGAAGTTCGTCGATGAGGGGAAGTGGGTTCTATGCTACGCGCTACCTGGGGCAGAGCCACCGACCAAATTCGAATCCGCGAAGGGAAGCAAAACCATGATGTTCGTGATGGAGCGTCGCAAGGTTGACGATGGTCTCGTTCAATCTATCTCTCCACAAGAGTGA
- a CDS encoding diacylglycerol/lipid kinase family protein: protein MNPILQAPSSQAIPPPHRLRTPVFALINPKSGAGLALGVERRLVQQASDHQVDLIVQRTDSAKRDAVASAIEAGAKTIVVVGGDGTISKAASHVAKKNVDVGIVPTGTANLIAKSLAIPEDPMAAVDGLFGRHRIAKIDGMVQNENIAFSHVSMGTYSRIAQRENCTTKRYFGKFAYLLCALREVVIGRDWAFEISIDGQTQRRRASLIMVANVRPLGIGELVWGEHIDPSDGALDVCLVRAKGLRRHASLFYHAWRGNTAASDEIEYFRAKSTIQVHSIAGLPVRADGEVLNQTMIDIRLRRAVLSVIVPSTPTGN from the coding sequence ATGAATCCGATCCTGCAAGCACCGTCGTCCCAGGCGATACCCCCGCCACATCGTTTGCGGACGCCGGTGTTTGCGTTAATTAATCCAAAGTCTGGTGCTGGTCTTGCTCTCGGTGTAGAGCGTCGCTTGGTTCAACAGGCGTCCGACCATCAAGTCGACTTGATTGTCCAACGCACCGATTCGGCGAAGCGTGATGCTGTGGCTTCGGCCATCGAAGCGGGAGCGAAGACAATCGTTGTGGTGGGTGGTGACGGCACGATTTCGAAAGCAGCGAGCCATGTCGCGAAGAAGAATGTTGATGTTGGCATCGTTCCCACGGGAACGGCAAACTTGATCGCGAAGTCACTGGCGATTCCGGAGGACCCGATGGCGGCCGTTGACGGCTTATTCGGTCGTCATCGCATCGCCAAAATCGACGGTATGGTTCAAAACGAAAACATCGCCTTCTCGCATGTTTCGATGGGAACATACTCTCGAATCGCCCAGCGAGAGAATTGTACGACAAAACGCTATTTTGGGAAGTTTGCCTATCTTCTGTGCGCACTTCGCGAGGTGGTCATTGGTCGCGACTGGGCTTTTGAAATCTCGATAGATGGCCAGACGCAACGGCGGCGTGCCTCACTAATCATGGTTGCCAACGTTCGCCCGCTCGGGATTGGCGAGTTGGTCTGGGGGGAGCATATCGATCCAAGTGACGGGGCGCTTGACGTATGTTTGGTTCGGGCGAAAGGACTTCGGCGTCACGCGTCGCTTTTCTATCACGCCTGGCGCGGCAACACGGCTGCGAGCGACGAGATCGAATACTTCCGTGCAAAGTCAACCATCCAGGTGCATTCGATCGCAGGTCTTCCCGTCCGTGCTGATGGCGAAGTGTTAAATCAAACGATGATCGATATTCGCCTTCGCCGCGCGGTGCTTTCTGTCATCGTTCCGTCCACGCCAACCGGGAACTAG
- a CDS encoding diacylglycerol/lipid kinase family protein: MMNRSAGRAQVDRLSERLGFAFESYGVNLQTFSWDHTEVDQIKSRVEKAIADRITTVIAAGGDGTVSRIGQMLIGSDTRLGIIPLGTANLIAKELRIPLDIEDAINVIVEASAIRKIDGMRCLDRTFFSHVSMGTYSRLAELATPAQKARFGKAAYLWHGVREIVKRRRWVFDITIDDRRFERDASLVLVANIGAFGIGQLTWGRHIAIDDQKVDVCIVKAITPSDYSRLSVNLVSQSLHRSKYVEYFQAEKSVRVSTSSDLVVRGDGNRTDASVIDLQILPAAVSVLVGTT; this comes from the coding sequence ATGATGAATCGCAGCGCCGGACGTGCACAGGTAGACCGACTTTCCGAACGACTTGGTTTTGCGTTCGAATCTTACGGAGTCAACCTTCAGACATTTAGCTGGGATCATACCGAAGTCGATCAAATCAAATCACGCGTCGAAAAAGCGATCGCCGATCGAATCACCACCGTCATCGCTGCCGGTGGTGATGGAACGGTTTCCCGAATCGGTCAAATGTTGATCGGGAGCGATACTCGACTCGGAATTATTCCACTCGGCACGGCAAATTTGATCGCCAAAGAACTCCGAATACCGCTCGATATTGAAGACGCAATCAACGTTATTGTTGAGGCTTCGGCAATACGGAAAATCGATGGGATGCGTTGTCTGGACCGGACCTTTTTTTCACACGTCAGTATGGGGACCTATTCACGTCTCGCCGAGCTCGCCACACCAGCTCAGAAGGCACGGTTTGGCAAGGCCGCATATCTTTGGCATGGTGTCCGCGAAATTGTCAAACGCCGTCGATGGGTATTCGACATCACGATCGACGATCGACGATTCGAACGAGATGCCTCACTTGTGTTAGTTGCCAATATTGGAGCATTTGGCATCGGACAATTGACATGGGGGCGGCATATCGCAATTGATGATCAAAAGGTCGATGTGTGCATCGTCAAAGCGATCACCCCGTCTGACTACAGTCGATTGTCTGTGAATCTGGTTTCACAAAGCCTACATCGATCGAAATACGTTGAATATTTCCAGGCTGAAAAAAGCGTTCGAGTTTCGACAAGCAGTGACCTCGTTGTTCGGGGCGACGGCAATCGAACCGATGCATCAGTGATAGACTTGCAAATTTTGCCCGCGGCGGTTTCCGTCTTGGTTGGTACAACCTAA
- a CDS encoding YheT family hydrolase codes for MDTDPNEPWRAIFPPFHPKPPWYGGYLQTARSRLFRLQERDLSDYRVKSLRMPTSDDTGDVLTADLLSPPEGPRHPWPLIVLLHGLGGTSQSSYIRSCAKTLLSEGHRVLRLNFRGAGNSAERCQSIHHPGRSEDLTHVFDAVRKDPKYSSELNHGVLLVGFSLGGSVLLHFLANEPEGVPISAAITVSAPLDLAATSRELSQLSRRPIERYLLGKMKKEVLRENSCLTDEERVAVRSANSVWQFDERFTSKHCGFETVDEYYAKNSAERVLDQIDVKTYLIYANSDPVVPSETYAKIDWQSNARLQPVIVDDGGHVGFHGRDDDARWHERCIGIVARRSEAANDQPVLGCTNQDGNRRGQNLQVYH; via the coding sequence ATGGATACCGATCCGAATGAGCCATGGCGGGCGATCTTTCCGCCGTTTCATCCCAAACCACCGTGGTACGGTGGGTATCTCCAGACAGCCCGAAGTCGCCTATTCCGCCTGCAAGAACGCGATTTGAGTGACTACCGGGTCAAGTCGTTGCGGATGCCCACGTCGGATGATACCGGCGACGTATTGACCGCAGATCTACTGTCACCGCCGGAAGGACCTCGCCATCCTTGGCCGCTGATTGTTTTGCTACACGGATTAGGAGGCACGTCGCAAAGTTCCTACATTCGCTCGTGTGCGAAGACGCTACTGTCAGAAGGGCACCGGGTCTTGCGGCTTAACTTTCGAGGTGCTGGTAATTCGGCGGAACGGTGCCAATCAATCCACCACCCCGGACGTAGCGAAGATTTGACTCATGTCTTTGACGCTGTTCGAAAAGATCCAAAGTACTCCAGTGAACTAAATCACGGAGTGCTATTGGTCGGATTTTCGTTAGGCGGAAGCGTCTTATTACACTTTTTAGCGAATGAACCCGAAGGTGTACCGATCTCGGCAGCGATCACGGTGTCTGCGCCACTCGACTTGGCTGCGACGTCACGCGAGCTGTCACAGCTAAGCCGAAGACCGATTGAACGATACCTGCTTGGCAAAATGAAAAAGGAAGTGCTGCGAGAAAACTCGTGTCTAACCGACGAGGAACGCGTTGCGGTACGTTCGGCAAACAGCGTTTGGCAATTCGATGAACGCTTCACTTCAAAGCACTGTGGCTTCGAGACCGTCGATGAGTACTATGCGAAAAACTCTGCCGAACGCGTCCTCGATCAGATCGATGTGAAGACCTATTTGATCTACGCTAATTCGGACCCTGTTGTTCCCAGTGAAACCTACGCCAAAATCGATTGGCAAAGCAACGCACGACTGCAACCGGTGATCGTCGACGATGGTGGGCATGTGGGATTTCATGGTAGAGACGATGACGCACGCTGGCACGAACGATGCATCGGAATCGTCGCACGGCGTTCGGAAGCGGCAAACGACCAACCTGTGTTAGGTTGTACCAACCAAGACGGAAACCGCCGCGGGCAAAATTTGCAAGTCTATCACTGA
- a CDS encoding sulfatase-like hydrolase/transferase: protein MLTFRAALPRGVASLFACFVALSSFLTTRQVLPEDPSPKRPNVITVFIDDMGWSDLSCFGGKRIETENIDRLAAEGLRFTNFYVNSPICSPSRVALSTGQYPHRHRISSYLARRELNRSRGMDQWLRLEAPMLARQLKANGYATGHFGKWHMGGQRDVGEAPLITEYGFDQSLTNFEGLGPRVLPLKDAYDGKPPQKHDLGSGNLGRGPIEWIDRSVITAEFVDHAVKFIDEAQQSNQPFFVNVWPDDVHSPFFPPEVLRSETDESKRELYYAVLDAMDQQLASLFDRIRTDPKLRNNTLILVMSDNGHEEGAGSSEPLRGAKTWLYEGGIRSPLIVWGPGLVNSDAAGTTNDSSVLCALDVNRSLYDLTGTKLPKQELDGENLISTLLGKDSASRKSPIFFRRPPDRAGTREVDNPDLAVRDGRWKYLVNYDGSDRQLYDLDGDPSEQNNLIDQHPEIADGLHDDLMRWNRQMPKDAGDPDWRGLADDGALPADKFVNPIGEGADPWVVKDPNQDRYLWCFSDGNRGIAIHTSPSLTSFGTKHVVWEAPETGPYSKEVWAPELHFLDGHWHVYFAASDGNNANHKAYVLRSKTSDPIGDYELFGPMATGDGPDRNSPNVWAIDMTVLEHQGQRYAIWSGWDAPGTDQQYLYIAAMKSPTELTGPRVRLCDNADYLWERTEERIDSRGLHEGPEVFKAKGRVALVYSCGASWLPTYKLGLLELVGDDPLKPSSWKKRPQPVFQSTAATYGVGHSCFVPSLDGKQWWHVFHAKRDRQPGWRRNIYVQPMKVGRRGFPLFDEPVRPGMILDRPSGDQPPSISTETSDVTYYGHHQFFESLDTGVRLGCIPEHPINDYRSGEKVVLNHPVPNDVTASIEIDFLGNNQARDAGLLFRCTGPSVGYDAQRGYFAGLIPKTQLVILGKTDGRLWKELQRSSTTIDASQIQELVVRTKGTQIEVFHNGMKKIAYVDDTYDTGTIGLRVVNTDAVFQKFEVK from the coding sequence ATGTTGACCTTTCGAGCTGCCTTGCCCCGTGGCGTGGCTTCTCTGTTCGCTTGTTTTGTTGCCCTGTCTTCTTTTCTAACAACACGTCAGGTGCTGCCCGAAGATCCGTCACCAAAACGTCCCAATGTGATCACAGTATTCATCGATGACATGGGCTGGTCAGACCTTTCTTGCTTTGGCGGCAAGCGAATCGAAACAGAAAACATTGACCGCTTAGCCGCAGAAGGGTTACGGTTCACCAACTTTTACGTCAACTCCCCCATTTGCTCCCCTTCGCGAGTAGCACTCAGCACCGGACAGTATCCACATCGACATCGGATCAGCTCCTACTTGGCTCGCCGTGAGCTCAATCGATCGCGTGGAATGGATCAGTGGCTCCGCCTTGAGGCACCGATGCTGGCGCGGCAGCTGAAAGCGAACGGATATGCGACGGGACATTTCGGAAAATGGCACATGGGCGGACAACGTGATGTCGGCGAAGCTCCTTTGATCACCGAATATGGATTCGACCAAAGCCTGACTAACTTCGAAGGATTAGGGCCTCGCGTCTTGCCACTCAAAGATGCCTACGATGGTAAGCCACCACAAAAGCATGACTTGGGTTCTGGCAATCTTGGACGCGGCCCGATTGAATGGATTGATCGCTCGGTGATCACTGCAGAATTTGTTGATCACGCCGTGAAGTTTATTGACGAAGCACAACAATCGAATCAACCGTTCTTTGTCAATGTTTGGCCCGACGATGTGCACTCACCATTCTTTCCACCGGAAGTCCTGCGATCGGAAACCGACGAAAGTAAACGCGAGCTGTATTACGCGGTACTAGACGCGATGGATCAACAACTCGCATCGTTGTTTGATCGAATCCGAACTGATCCGAAACTGCGTAACAACACACTGATTTTGGTGATGAGCGATAATGGACACGAAGAAGGAGCCGGGTCGTCCGAACCTCTTCGGGGCGCTAAAACGTGGCTGTACGAAGGCGGGATCCGATCGCCGCTAATTGTATGGGGACCGGGTTTGGTCAACAGCGATGCGGCCGGAACGACGAATGATTCGTCTGTCCTGTGCGCTCTCGACGTGAATCGATCACTCTATGATCTGACCGGCACCAAGTTACCAAAGCAAGAACTGGATGGCGAAAACTTAATATCAACGCTACTGGGCAAAGATTCGGCAAGCCGGAAATCGCCGATCTTCTTTCGCCGACCGCCGGACCGCGCGGGAACGCGGGAGGTCGACAATCCGGACTTAGCCGTCCGCGATGGTCGCTGGAAATACTTGGTCAACTACGACGGCAGCGATCGACAACTGTACGACTTGGATGGCGATCCTAGCGAACAAAACAACCTGATCGATCAACACCCGGAGATCGCCGATGGGTTGCATGACGACTTGATGCGGTGGAATCGGCAGATGCCAAAGGATGCGGGCGACCCCGATTGGCGAGGCCTTGCCGATGACGGGGCATTGCCCGCCGATAAGTTTGTAAACCCGATCGGCGAGGGTGCAGATCCGTGGGTCGTCAAAGACCCTAATCAGGATCGATATCTGTGGTGCTTTTCTGACGGTAATCGTGGGATCGCGATCCATACCAGCCCGTCATTGACTTCTTTTGGAACCAAGCATGTCGTCTGGGAAGCTCCCGAAACGGGACCGTATTCGAAAGAGGTCTGGGCGCCCGAACTACATTTCCTTGACGGCCATTGGCATGTCTATTTTGCGGCCTCCGACGGGAACAACGCTAATCATAAAGCATATGTCTTGCGATCAAAGACAAGTGATCCGATCGGCGACTACGAATTGTTCGGACCGATGGCAACCGGCGATGGGCCCGACCGCAACTCACCGAATGTCTGGGCGATCGATATGACCGTGCTCGAACATCAAGGCCAACGCTATGCAATATGGTCGGGATGGGATGCACCGGGGACCGACCAGCAGTACCTGTATATTGCCGCGATGAAATCTCCGACCGAGCTTACCGGGCCGCGAGTCCGCTTGTGCGACAATGCGGACTATCTATGGGAGCGAACGGAGGAACGAATCGATTCACGCGGACTCCATGAAGGCCCCGAAGTTTTTAAAGCGAAAGGACGTGTCGCCCTCGTCTATTCGTGTGGTGCCTCTTGGTTGCCAACCTATAAACTCGGCCTGCTGGAACTTGTCGGAGACGACCCGCTGAAGCCATCTTCATGGAAGAAACGCCCACAGCCCGTTTTTCAAAGTACCGCGGCAACCTATGGCGTCGGACATTCATGCTTTGTACCGTCACTCGACGGCAAGCAGTGGTGGCATGTCTTTCATGCCAAGCGAGATCGCCAACCGGGATGGCGACGCAACATCTACGTTCAACCGATGAAAGTCGGCAGACGCGGTTTTCCGTTGTTTGACGAACCGGTTCGCCCCGGAATGATTCTCGATCGACCATCGGGAGATCAACCGCCCAGCATATCGACCGAAACAAGTGATGTGACTTACTACGGTCACCACCAATTCTTTGAATCATTGGACACCGGTGTTCGTCTTGGATGTATTCCAGAACATCCGATCAATGACTATCGCAGTGGCGAGAAGGTCGTCTTGAACCATCCCGTGCCGAATGATGTCACGGCCTCGATCGAGATTGATTTTCTTGGGAACAACCAAGCTCGTGACGCAGGACTGCTGTTCCGTTGCACCGGCCCATCGGTTGGGTATGACGCCCAACGTGGTTACTTTGCCGGTTTGATTCCCAAGACGCAATTGGTGATCTTAGGCAAAACCGATGGGCGTCTCTGGAAGGAACTACAACGATCGTCGACAACGATCGATGCGTCACAAATTCAAGAACTTGTCGTTCGAACCAAAGGCACACAAATCGAGGTCTTTCACAATGGCATGAAAAAAATCGCGTACGTTGACGACACTTACGATACGGGGACGATCGGGCTGCGCGTCGTGAACACCGATGCCGTCTTTCAAAAATTTGAGGTTAAGTAG